A region from the Euleptes europaea isolate rEulEur1 chromosome 13, rEulEur1.hap1, whole genome shotgun sequence genome encodes:
- the SNAP29 gene encoding synaptosomal-associated protein 29 produces the protein MAAHPKSYNPFDDDDDNNLKPVKWNVRNDDYDDPAERQHREGTDKQRYLQQEVLRRSQATVDSTHRSLSLIYESEHVGVDMSEELTRQGEALKRSERMVDKMEQDLKTSQRHINSIKSMFGGFVNYFKAKPPETKPEQNGASDYQASNKLKEATAASKEQESKYQETHPNLRKLENSDCSSIEVSSNSSVPADNYPKNQYLRSYHQKIDSNLGEMSSGLGRLKNLALGLQSEIEDQDEILDRLTTKVDHLDINIKSTDKKVRQL, from the exons ATGGCTGCTCATCCAAAAAGCTACAATccttttgatgatgatgatgacaacaacTTGAAGCCAGTGAAGTGGAATGTCAGAAATGATGATTACGATGACCCTGCTGAAAGACAGCACAGGGAAGGTACAGATAAACAGCGATATCTGCAGCAAGAAGTTCTGAGGCGATCCCAGGCCACTGTGGATAGCACTCATAGGTCACTCTCCCTTATTTATGAATCTGAACATGTTGGAGTAGACATGTCGGAG GAGCTTACACGGCAGGGTGAGGCTTTGAAACGTAGCGAGCGAATGGTGGACAAGATGGAGCAAGATTTAAAAACAAGCCAGAGACACATCAACAGTATTAAGAgtatgtttggtggctttgtaaATTACTTTAAAGCCAAGCCACCAGAGACCAAGCCTGAGCAGAATGGAGCCTCTGATTATCAAGCAAGCAACAA attaaaagaagctacgGCAGCCAGTAAGGAACAAGAGTCAAAGTACCAGGAGACTCATCCAAATTTAAGGAAGCTGGAAAATTCAG ACTGCAGTTCCATAGAAGTCAGTTCAAATTCTTCTGTCCCAGCAGATAATTATCCTAAGAATCAATATCTCCGATCTTACCACCAGAAAATTGACAGCAATTTAG GCGAAATGTCTTCTGGGCTGGGCCGTCTGAAGAATCTAGCGCTCGGCTTGCAGTCTGAAATTGAGGATCAAGACGAGATCCTGGACCGCCTCACCACGAAAGTTGATCATCTAGACATCAATATTAAATCCACGGACAAAAAAGTCAGGCAGCTTTAA